The Populus nigra chromosome 19, ddPopNigr1.1, whole genome shotgun sequence genome includes a window with the following:
- the LOC133679221 gene encoding chromatin modification-related protein eaf-1-like, giving the protein MGFDNECIPNIQSLSGEYFCPVCRLLVYPNEALQSQCTHLYCKPCLTYVVSTTRACPYDGYLVTEADSKPLIESNKVLAETIGKITVHCLYHRSGCPWQGPLSECTSHCSGCAFGNSPVVCNRCGIQIVHSQVQEHAQNCPGVQPQAQPAEGAQDATSTGAPTTGDQAQAAIQTGTATPQAQTSMTSTPGKDTTQQINATTQAQTAVQAAMPTAEQWYQQQQQYQQYYQQYPGYDPYQQHYQQYYPYQQQAVSQYQQPQVSMHAQVPQPQLQTQPQPQVPIAAQPQNQVQVNPQQQTHLTVQQQSLTQLQAHPPAHGYPPPQAQSNPQPHPVQPLPQHVPQYQHPQLQVQHPQPQIQAQTNSQLHPQKHPVPQPHVQAQPQTLQPLPQSLASQPSQTVNPNLQTQPQQSSVNAVTGHHSYQQPQIHQQMQTGALKHSQGGPQPHSQQPVQMQSQFPQQSSLWPQPQYHAAVQNLQQPGLLPSQGQVPNIPPALQQPIHSHAHQPGLPVQQRPGMQPTPQPMHQQYAQHQQPFSGQPWGAVHNQAHQQGPYVQQQLHPQTQLRPQGLPQSFQQPSHAYPHPQQNVLLPHGAHPHQAKSLAVGPGLPAQSYPQSAPGMQVRSIQIGANQQSGNILKTNNQVELSSDQQSGVSSTQRQGDIEKGAEGELSAQKTIKKELNDLDAGLAADASEIKTIQSESDLKQVDDKNKPTGEAKDVPESLAAANGESSIKQVKEEHRDGADEQNDVSNADHEKVELSVSEHKDGPLLETAPSHLEEQIMKLQKDKTLTSQSFGGFPPNGHVQSQSVSAVDQGKLEPLPIHHGPSAAQQRPVGPSLVQASPLGPPHHMQLPGHPPTQHGRLGPGHVPSHYGPPQGAYPHAPAPPSQGERTPSHVHEATMFANQRPKYPDGRQGTYSNVVGMNGAQGPNSDRFSSLPDEHLNPFPRGPAQHNVHQGEFEEDLKHFPRPSHLDTKPVPKSSSHFPSSRPLDWGPRGFGVDGAPRPLDKGSHGFNYDSGLNMEPLGGSAPPRFFPPYHHDKALHPSDAEVSLGYHDSLAGRSDFAQTRPGFLGPPIPGYDHRHMDNLAPRSPVRDYLGMPTRRFGALPGLDDIDGRDPHRFGDTFSSSLRDSRFPVFPSHLRRGELEGAGNLHMGEHLSGDLMGHDGRPAHLRRGEHLGPRNLPSHLWAGEPGNFGAFPGHARMGELAGPGNFYHHQLGEPGFRSSFGGNYAGDLQFFDNSRKRKPSMGWCRICKVDCETVEALDLHSQTREHQKMALDMVVTIKQNAKKHKSTPSHHSSLEDKSKSRNASFEGRGNKH; this is encoded by the exons ATGGGATTTGATAATGAGTGCATACCTAACATTCAATCTCTTTCTGGAGAGTATTTCTGTCCCGTTTGTCGCCTTCTTGTGTACCCAAATGAAGCATTACAATCACAATGCACTCACTTGTACTGCAAACCCTGTTTGACATATGTCGTCAGCACTACCCGAGCCTGCCCCTATGACGGCTACCTTGTGACAGAAGCAGATTCCAAG CCTCTTATTGAATCGAACAAGGTACTTGCTGAAACCATTGGCAAGATAACTGTCCATTGTTTATATCATAGGAGTGGGTGCCCCTGGCAGGGTCCTCTGTCTGAGTGCACATCTCATTGCTCGGGATGTGCCTTTGGTAATTCTCCTGTAGTTTGCAACAGGTGTGGAATTCAAATTGTGCATAGTCAAGTGCAGGAACATGCTCAAAATTGTCCA GGTGTGCAGCCTCAAGCGCAACCTGCTGAGGGTGCCCAAGATGCAACAAGCACAGGCGCACCAACTACTGGTGATCAGGCTCAGGCTGCCATTCAAACAGGTACAGCAACTCCCCAGGCTCAAACTTCTATGACCTCAACTCCTGGAAAAGATACCACCCAACAAATCAACGCAACTACCCAGGCCCAGACTGCAGTACAGGCTGCGATGCCCACTGCAGAACAGTGGtatcaacagcaacagcaataTCAGCAGTACTACCAGCAGTATCCTGGATATGACCCATATCAACAGCATTATCAGCAGTACTATCCATACCAACAGCAAGCAGTTTCACAATACCAGCAACCGCAGGTGAGCATGCATGCTCAAGTCCCCCAACCCCAGCTGCAGACCCAACCTCAACCTCAAGTACCCATTGCTGCCCAACCTCAGAACCAGGTACAAGTGAATCCACAGCAACAAACTCACCTTACAGTTCAGCAACAATCTCTGACCCAACTGCAGGCACATCCACCAGCCCATGGCTATCCACCTCCTCAGGCTCAATCCAATCCACAACCCCACCCTGTTCAGCCTCTTCCACAGCACGTGCCTCAATATCAGCATCCTCAATTGCAGGTGCAGCATCCACAGCCCCAAATTCAGGCACAGACTAATTCTCAGCTTCACCCTCAAAAGCATCCTGTTCCTCAACCTCATGTACAAGCTCAGCCACAAACACTCCAGCCCCTTCCACAATCCCTGGCTTCTCAGCCCAGCCAGACTGTTAATCCTAATCTCCAGACCCAGCCTCAGCAATCTTCAGTCAATGCAGTGACAGGCCATCATTCTTATCAACAGCCCCAGATTCACCAACAAATGCAGACAGGAGCCCTAAAACACTCTCAAGGTGGACCTCAACCTCATTCACAACAGCCTGTTCAAATGCAGAGTCAGTTCCCTCAACAATCATCTTTATGGCCTCAGCCACAATATCATGCTGCAGTTCAAAACCTGCAGCAACCAGGTTTGCTGCCTTCACAAGGTCAAGTCCCGAACATTCCTCCTGCACTACAACAGCCAATTCATTCTCATGCACATCAACCTGGACTTCCTGTTCAACAACGTCCTGGTATGCAGCCAACTCCGCAACCAATGCATCAGCAATATGCACAGCACCAGCAGCCCTTTTCTGGGCAACCATGGGGTGCAGTTCACAATCAAGCACATCAGCAAGGTCCTTATGTGCAGCAGCAGCTGCATCCACAGACTCAACTACGCCCCCAAGGATTACCCCAGTCATTCCAGCAACCTTCTCATGCCTATCCACATCCCCAGCAAAATGTTCTATTACCGCATGGTGCACATCCCCATCAAGCTAAAAGTCTTGCAGTAGGGCCTGGATTACCTGCACAGTCATATCCACAATCTGCCCCTGGTATGCAGGTCAGGTCGATTCAGATTGGTGCGAACCAGCAATCTGGAAATATTCTTAAGACAAATAACCAAGTTGAATTATCTTCTGACCAACAATCAGGGGTTAGTTCTACACAAAGGCAAGGTGATATTGAGAAAGGTGCAGAAGGTGAATTGTCTGctcaaaaaactattaaaaaggAATTAAATGATTTGGATGCTGGTCTTGCAGCTGATGCAAGTGAGATAAAAACCATACAATCTGAAAGCGACTTGAAGCAAGTGGATGACAAAAATAAACCCACAGGTGAAGCTAAGGATGTTCCAGAATCACTTGCAGCAGCAAATGGAGAGTCTTCAATTAAGCAGGTGAAAGAAGAGCATAGAGATGGTGCTGATGAGCAAAATGATGTTTCTAATGCTGACCATGAAAAGGTGGAGCTCTCTGTTTCAGAACACAAGGATGGTCCTCTGCTGGAAACTGCCCCGTCTCACCTTgaagaacaaattatgaaattgcaGAAGGACAAAACTCTGACTTCTCAAAGTTTTGGAGGCTTTCCTCCAAATGGTCACGTGCAATCTCAATCAGTTTCAGCTGTTGACCAGGGAAAGCTAGAGCCTCTTCCAATTCATCACGGGCCCTCTGCTGCTCAACAAAGGCCTGTTGGACCTTCATTGGTGCAAGCATCTCCTCTTGGACCTCCACATCACATGCAATTGCCTGGGCATCCTCCAACTCAACATGGGCGTTTAGGTCCTGGACATGTACCAAGTCATTATGGTCCTCCTCAAGGGGCTTATCCTCATGCACCCGCACCCCCATCTCAAGGTGAGCGAACTCCTTCACATGTCCATGAAGCCACCATGTTTGCAAATCAGAGGCCTAAATATCCAGATGGTAGACAAGGCACGTACTCAAATGTGGTGGGAATGAATGGGGCCCAAGGCCCTAATTCAGATAGGTTCAGCTCTTTACCAGATGAACATTTGAATCCCTTCCCACGTGGCCCAGCACAACACAATGTTCATCAAGGAGAGTTTGAAGAAGATCTGAAGCATTTCCCCAGGCCCTCTCATTTGGACACCAAACCTGTTCCAAAATCTAGTAGTCACTTTCCTTCATCCAGACCTCTTGATTGGGGTCCTCGTGGTTTTGGTGTGGACGGAGCACCAAGACCTCTTGACAAGGGATCCCATGGTTTCAATTATGATTCAGGGTTGAACATGGAACCACTGGGTGGCTCTGCTCCTCCAAGATTCTTTCCTCCCTATCATCATGATAAAGCATTGCATCCCAGTGATGCGGAAGTATCATTAGGTTATCATGACAGTCTAGCAGGCCGATCTGATTTTGCTCAAACTCGTCCTGGTTTTCTTGGCCCCCCTATTCCTGGATATGATCACCGTCATATGGATAATTTGGCCCCAAGAAGTCCAGTTAGGGATTACCTTGGCATGCCTACACGGAGATTTGGTGCCCTTCCAGGCCTAGATGATATTGATGGCAGAGATCCACACCGATTTGGTGATACATTTTCTAGTTCTCTCCGTGATAGTAGGTTTCCAGTTTTTCCTAGCCATTTGCGCAGGGGTGAGCTTGAGGGTGCTGGTAATTTGCACATGGGTGAGCATTTGAGTGGTGATTTGATGGGACATGATGGTCGGCCTGCCCATTTGCGGAGGGGTGAACATTTGGGTCCTCGTAACCTGCCTAGTCATTTGTGGGCGGGAGAGCCAGGTAACTTTGGTGCTTTCCCTGGTCATGCACGAATGGGAGAATTGGCTGGGCCAGGGAACTTCTATCATCATCAACTTGGTGAGCCTGGATTTAGAAGCAGCTTTGGTGGAAACTATGCA GGCGACTTGCAGTTTTTTGATAATTCTAGAAAGAGAAAACCAAGCATGGGATGGTGTCGTATATGTAAAGTTGACTGTGAAACAGTTGAAGCCCTGGACTTGCATTCACAAACGAGGGAGCACCAAAAGATGGCTCTAGATATGGTTGTAACCATCAAGCAGAATGCAAAGAAGCATAAATC AACTCCCAGTCATCATTCCTCACTTGAAGATAAAAGCAAGTCAAGGAATGCAAGTTTCGAGGGACGTGGGAATAAACATTAA